A window of the Bradyrhizobium ottawaense genome harbors these coding sequences:
- a CDS encoding DNA-directed RNA polymerase subunit alpha C-terminal domain-containing protein, with translation MIRKEKSTDPGLSTAERKVLRGAEAKDAMTEHEDAQQSFHENRKRLRAERLEREAAEGPMLYPAPELPDDTPLDKVKFSTRIRKAISAAGWRTVGEIREASDETLLSLQDLGKGSVSHLRDTLGLPSTDGVRPHTKKPT, from the coding sequence ATGATCCGCAAAGAGAAAAGCACCGATCCTGGTCTCTCCACCGCAGAACGGAAGGTTCTTAGGGGAGCCGAAGCAAAAGACGCGATGACCGAACATGAGGACGCGCAGCAGTCGTTCCACGAAAACCGCAAACGATTGCGGGCAGAGCGCTTAGAGCGAGAGGCTGCAGAAGGACCAATGCTCTACCCCGCGCCCGAATTGCCGGATGATACGCCGCTCGACAAAGTCAAATTCTCTACCCGGATTCGGAAGGCGATATCGGCGGCTGGGTGGAGAACAGTCGGCGAGATCCGCGAGGCTTCCGACGAAACGCTGTTGAGCCTACAGGATCTAGGAAAAGGATCCGTGTCCCACTTAAGAGACACGTTGGGCCTGCCATCGACTGACGGCGTTCGACCCCATACCAAAAAGCCGACCTAA